A single region of the Sphaeramia orbicularis chromosome 6, fSphaOr1.1, whole genome shotgun sequence genome encodes:
- the LOC115421649 gene encoding hyaluronidase-5-like: MALPLLSCLFFIVSLVLAVPPSEPPLIPDHPFVAIWNAPTDQCQQLHIPLDTGAFQAVTTPNAVPGQFLTIFYEDRLGLYPKIDMTKRQRYRGGVPQNGNLTEHLAKAQGQIDHYISHDSSPGLAVIDWESWRPLWDQNWGSKRIYQKLSIAQAVQMAPFLTSNQISKLAKSQFQKAGRRFMEKTISLGIGERPSRRWGFYLFPDCFNYGWDKPDYTGKCSAKTQKQNNQMMWLWERSTALFPSVYLHQSLRNSSRATLYVRNRVQEALRVAALPKRPYMVPIYVYSRPLYRDQTETFQTLADLVSTVGESATLGASGVVMWGATKDYNNKDSCNSLSEYLTSTFNPYIANVTAAAMLCSQVLCQGNGRCIRKNYDSTHYLHLNPAHFNILRAKKKYVAVGLPSKEDLDAWNENFTCQCYARLKCSPNLTYPTSIKLIWV; encoded by the exons ATGGCCCTGCCTCTTCTGTCCTGCCTCTTCTTCATCGTCAGCCTAGTTCTTGCTGTGCCGCCCTCCGAGCCGCCGCTGATCCCTGACCACCCCTTTGTGGCCATATGGAACGCCCCCACCGACCAGTGTCAACAGCTGCACATCCCACTGGACACCGGAGCCTTCCAGGCGGTGACCACGCCCAACGCTGTGCCCGGTCAGTTCCTCACAATCTTCTACGAGGACCGCCTCGGCCTCTACCCCAAAATTGACATGACCAAACGCCAGCGCTACAGAGGCGGCGTTCCCCAGAATGGCAACTTGACCGAGCATCTGGCCAAAGCGCAGGGTCAAATTGATCATTACATCTCCCATGATTCCTCTCCTGGGCTGGCTGTGATTGACTGGGAGTCCTGGCGACCCCTGTGGGACCAGAACTGGGGGTCCAAGCGTATTTACCAGAAGCTGTCTATCGCCCAGGCCGTTCAGATGGCCCCGTTTTTAACATCAAATCAAATCTCCAAACTAGCAAAGAGCCAGTTCCAGAAAGCTGGTCGCCGTTTCATGGAGAAGACCATCAGCCTGGGCATTGGTGAGCGTCCGAGCCGCCGCTGGGGCTTCTACCTGTTCCCCGACTGCTTCAACTACGGCTGGGACAAGCCCGACTACACGGGGAAGTGTTCTGCCAAGACCCAGAAGCAGAACAACCAGATGATGTGGCTGTGGGAACGCAGCACCGCCCTCTTCCCCTCGGTCTACCTACACCAGTCCCTGAGGAACTCCTCTCGTGCCACGCTCTATGTCCGCAACCGGGTCCAGGAGGCGCTGAGGGTGGCGGCATTGCCCAAACGGCCATACATGGTGCCTATCTATGTTTACTCAAGACCCCTGTACCGAGATCAGACCGAGACATTCCAGACTCTG GCGGACCTGGTGAGTACCGTGGGGGAATCTGCCACCCTCGGAGCCTCAGGGGTCGTGATGTGGGGAGCGACCAAAGACTACAACAACAAG GACTCCTGTAATTCCCTGTCCGAGTACCTGACTTCCACCTTCAATCCGTACATCGCCAACGTGACGGCGGCCGCCATGCTCTGCAGTCAGGTCCTGTGTCAGGGGAATGGCCGCTGCATCAGGAAGAACTACGACTCCACCCACTACCTGCACCTGAACCCCGCCCACTTCAACATCCTGCGGGCCAAGAAGAAGTACGTGGCTGTGGGTCTCCCCTCTAAAGAAGACCTCGACGCCTGGAATGAAAACTTCACCTGTCAGTGCTACGCCAGGCTGAAATGTTCACCCAATCTGACGTATCCGACTTCCATCAAACTCATCTGGGTCTGA
- the hyal4 gene encoding hyaluronidase-4 — MPVVPVGGSSSSHIVPVSLTCSWLLLLFHAAFGQKPAKLPLIGRKPFIAAWNAPLDMCTIKYNITANLDRLFHIHGSPRADWTGQNVTIFYANRLGYYPYYTPQGAAVHGGVPQNCSLELHLFKAYQDINHFIPAEDFRGLAVIDWEFWRPQWNRNWHKKDIYRRKSRELTSKAYFNVTAAQVEELARRRFEKSAKAFMQRTIQLGTRLRPNGLWGFYLYPDCHNYNLHEQNYTGFCPLLERMRNDELLWLWNSSTALYPSVAIRKSHTNSISNLHFSQHRIRESLRVASLTSKEYDLPTYVYLRMGYRDEALAFLTNKDLVHTIGESAALGAAGFVIWGDLNLTSSRHNCTKVKFFLSHRLGQYITNVTRAAEVCSEYLCQGNGRCVRRNPRARHYLHLNSNSYQIKPSGDGDFTVSGWHSQHDLQLLNERFRCHCYEGHEGEQCDSINKVKEDDRQWKEDEEDEQERKRTAWEDEQGDRWEAGERSSAPTGCSHRLMVLMVLLYLLLVKTVI; from the exons ATGCCTGTGGTGCCAGTGGGCGGGTCATCCTCCTCCCACATCGTACCTGTGTCCCTCACCTGCTCCTGGCTGCTCCTGCTCTTCCACGCTGCCTTTGGTCAGAAACCTGCCAAACTTCCTCTGATTGGCCGGAAGCCCTTCATCGCTGCCTGGAATGCTCCTTTGGACATGTGCACCATTAAATACAACATCACCGCCAACCTCGACCGCCTCTTCCACATCCACGGGagcccacgtgctgattggacaGGACAGAACGTCACCATCTTCTACGCCAACCGCCTGGGCTACTACCCTTACTACACACCACAGGGAGCGGCCGTGCATGGCGGCGTGCCACAGAACTGCAGCCTGGAACTGCACCTGTTCAAGGCCTACCAGGACATCAACCACTTCATCCCTGCAGAGGACTTTCGAGGCCTGGCTGTCATCGACTGGGAGTTCTGGCGACCTCAGTGGAACCGCAACTGGCACAAGAAGGACATCTATCGCCGAAAATCGAGGGAACTGACCAGCAAGGCTTACTTTAATGTGACGGCAGCGCAGGTGGAAGAGCTGGCACGGCGGCGGTTTGAAAAGAGCGCCAAAGCGTTCATGCAGAGGACTATCCAGTTGGGGACACGCCTTCGCCCCAATGGCCTCTGGGGTTTCTACCTCTACCCTGACTGTCACAATTACAACCTGCATGAGCAGAACTACACAGGCTTCTGCCCCCTGTTGGAGAGAATGAGAAACGACGAGCTGCTGTGGCTGTGGAACAGCAGCACGGCGCTGTACCCCTCGGTGGCCATCAGGAAGAGTCACACAAACAGCATCAGTAACCTGCACTTTTCCCAACACAGGATCCGGGAGTCACTGCGAGTCGCATCACTAACTTCTAAAGAATACGACCTCCCCACCTACGTGTACCTGCGGATGGGCTACAGGGACGAGGCCCTGGCCTTCCTCACCAAC AAAGACTTGGTCCACACCATTGGAGAGAGTGCTGCTCTTGGTGCAGCAGGATTTGTTATCTGGGGTGACTTGAACCTGACCTCATCCAGG CACAACTGCACTAAGGTGAAGTTCTTCCTCAGTCACCGCCTCGGTCAGTACATTACTAATGTGACACGAGCTGCTGAAGTCTGCAGTGAGTACCTGTGCCAAGGGAACGGCCGCTGCGTCCGCCGGAACCCCCGCGCTCGCCATTACCTTCACCTGAACTCCAACAGCTACCAAATCAAACCCTCTGGTGACGGCGACTTCACCGTCAGCGGGTGGCACTCGCAACACGACCTGCAACTGCTGAATGAGAGGTTTCGCTGCCACTGCTACGAAGGCCACGAAGGAGAACAGTGTGACAGCATCAACAAAGTGAAAGAGGACGACAGACAGTGGAAGGAGGACGAGGAAGACGAGCAGGAGAGGAAGAGGACAGCGTGGGAGGATGAGCAGGGTGACCGATGGGAGGCCGGGGAGCGTTCGTCTGCACCGACCGGCTGCAGCCACCGGCTCATGGTGCTGATGGTCCTCTTATACCTACTGTTAGTAAAGACAGTCATATGA